One genomic region from Anguilla rostrata isolate EN2019 chromosome 2, ASM1855537v3, whole genome shotgun sequence encodes:
- the pvalb9 gene encoding parvalbumin 9, protein MSLTSILAADAIENAIKDCQAPDSFNSKKFFQLSGLTKKSPQEVKDVFCILDNDGSGFIEEEELKFFLQRFSPGARLLTDKETKSFLSDADDDSDGKIGAEEFQAMVLS, encoded by the exons ATGTCACTCACTTCAATCCTTGCCGCTGATGCCATCGAGAATGCTATCAAGGATTGCCAAG CTCCAGACTCCTTCAATTCCAAAAAGTTTTTCCAGTTGAGTGGCCTTACCAAAAAGAGTCCTCAAGAAGTGAAGGATGTCTTCTGTATCCTGGATAACGATGGTAGTGGCTTCATTGAAGAAGAAGAGCTAAA attcTTCCTGCAGCGGTTCTCCCCAGGGGCTCGGTTGTTGACTGATAAGGAGACAAAGTCATTCCTCTCAGATGCTGATGATGACAGTGATGGCAAAATTGGAGCAGAAG AGTTCCAGGCCATGGTTCTATCTTGA